A single window of Ignavibacteriota bacterium DNA harbors:
- the secD gene encoding protein translocase subunit SecD, whose translation MKELRFRSALVVAAVALCVYLLYPTFQDYNNNKQISKIINNLKDSLKTSNSNLSDEQIKSLLEYKEDSIRVSNPDIKAAREKRIKLGLDLQGGMYLVMEVNTGKLLERLAKDPDTQFQNLLKESIEIAKTSDQNFVSIFAGKLAEKNIRLSRYFGSIRQEDSEIISQLNEQESDAVTRAIEIIRNRIDQYGVSEPSIQKQGARRIIIELPGVAKKEEAKNLLQGRAMLEFKLVKDPEFTFPIMNKIDEVLANLNKDSSEVVKKDSLLSDAELSAEENAKKHPFFSIAKLISQNSADAIVEEGKKDLLNNYLNRPEVKKVIPDNVEFLYSAKPYTVQDGITYYNLYLVNKQPELTGGVIVDAQSNISQQTTAPVVNMQMNSEGAREWARITGANVDKRCAIVLDGYVYTAPHINEKIPSGNSQITGMDNLEEAKLIEIVLKAGALPAPVDIIEERTVGPSLGQDSISQGFNSTIIAFVIIAFFMFSYYKKSGAFADLALFFTILFILGVLAAFSATLTLPGIAGIILTIGMAVDANVLIFERIREELATGKTVKAAVQGGFSHSYSAIFDSNITSFFTAIILYQFGSGPIQGFALTLMIGILASLFSALVITKLLFEFMLAKGYSVNIGSRSKVFEKINYNFLGNRKIGYMVSGTLLVIAILSILIRGVQFGIDFKGGSEIAVKFNKPIEITEIRDELGKIGIGNVEVKTFGDNTGVLIRTELQEIPKAVIPNVVKTLENGINKYYPNVEKLIIDSSSNAITFEFPNHEITNSLIDKLFNDGFQTSRTTMDIENKRMTVNLTIADWIKENLIQKHADNPFQVLKEEKVGPKIGEELKFDAMIAVFLSLIVILVYLGFRFKFAFALGAVIALFHDVLITLGAFSLLYGLIPGLNLEISVSVVAAFLTLVGYSINDTVVVFDRIREEIKIHKTGDIEEIMNKAINRTLSRTLITSLTTLFAVIVILLFAGEVLRGFAFSLVFGIVIGTYSSIFVASAFVLEYVKRRGQKIQF comes from the coding sequence ATGAAAGAGTTAAGATTTAGGTCAGCATTAGTAGTTGCAGCTGTAGCACTTTGTGTTTACTTGCTGTATCCTACTTTTCAAGATTATAATAATAATAAACAAATTTCGAAAATTATTAATAATCTTAAAGATAGCTTAAAAACATCAAATTCAAATTTATCTGACGAGCAAATTAAAAGTCTTCTTGAATATAAAGAAGATAGTATTCGTGTATCTAATCCCGACATAAAAGCTGCCAGAGAAAAAAGAATTAAATTAGGTTTAGATTTACAAGGCGGAATGTATCTTGTAATGGAAGTAAATACCGGAAAGCTATTGGAGCGTTTAGCTAAAGATCCGGATACTCAGTTTCAAAATTTGCTAAAAGAATCTATTGAAATTGCTAAAACTTCAGATCAAAATTTCGTTTCTATTTTTGCGGGAAAATTAGCTGAGAAAAATATAAGGCTAAGCAGATATTTTGGATCAATAAGACAGGAAGATTCCGAAATTATTTCTCAATTGAATGAGCAGGAATCTGATGCCGTTACAAGAGCGATAGAAATTATAAGAAACAGAATTGACCAATATGGTGTTTCGGAACCTTCAATCCAAAAACAAGGCGCAAGAAGAATTATAATTGAATTGCCGGGCGTAGCTAAAAAAGAAGAAGCAAAGAACCTTCTTCAAGGAAGAGCAATGCTTGAATTCAAATTAGTTAAAGATCCCGAATTCACTTTCCCAATAATGAATAAGATAGATGAAGTATTGGCAAATCTTAACAAAGATTCAAGCGAAGTAGTTAAAAAAGATTCATTACTTTCTGATGCAGAACTTTCTGCAGAAGAAAACGCAAAAAAACATCCATTTTTCTCAATTGCCAAATTAATTTCGCAAAACAGCGCCGATGCAATTGTTGAAGAAGGAAAAAAAGATCTATTAAATAATTACTTGAATAGACCAGAAGTTAAAAAAGTAATTCCGGATAATGTTGAATTCTTATATTCGGCAAAACCGTATACTGTTCAAGACGGGATTACTTATTATAATTTGTACTTGGTAAACAAACAGCCGGAACTAACCGGAGGTGTAATAGTTGACGCTCAATCAAATATTAGTCAGCAAACTACTGCCCCTGTTGTTAATATGCAGATGAATTCTGAAGGTGCAAGAGAATGGGCTAGAATTACGGGCGCCAACGTTGATAAAAGATGCGCCATTGTTTTGGATGGATATGTTTATACTGCTCCGCATATAAATGAAAAAATTCCTTCAGGAAATTCGCAAATTACCGGAATGGATAATTTAGAAGAAGCAAAACTTATTGAAATTGTTCTTAAAGCAGGCGCATTACCGGCTCCGGTTGATATAATTGAAGAAAGAACAGTTGGTCCGTCTTTAGGACAAGATTCAATTTCACAAGGCTTTAATTCAACAATCATTGCATTTGTGATTATAGCTTTTTTTATGTTTAGTTATTATAAAAAATCCGGTGCTTTTGCGGATTTAGCGTTATTTTTTACAATTTTATTTATACTTGGCGTTTTAGCAGCTTTCAGCGCAACTTTAACACTTCCCGGTATTGCCGGTATTATTTTAACAATCGGTATGGCAGTTGACGCTAATGTACTTATTTTTGAAAGAATTAGAGAAGAACTGGCAACAGGAAAAACAGTGAAAGCCGCGGTTCAAGGAGGATTTTCTCATTCTTATTCAGCAATATTTGACTCAAATATTACTTCATTTTTTACAGCTATAATACTTTATCAATTCGGAAGCGGTCCAATTCAAGGCTTCGCATTAACATTGATGATTGGTATTTTAGCAAGTTTGTTCAGTGCTTTGGTAATTACCAAACTTTTATTTGAATTTATGTTGGCAAAAGGTTATTCAGTTAATATTGGAAGCAGATCGAAAGTATTTGAAAAAATAAATTACAACTTCCTCGGCAACAGAAAAATAGGTTATATGGTTTCCGGTACTTTATTAGTTATTGCAATTTTAAGTATTCTTATCAGAGGAGTTCAATTTGGTATTGATTTCAAAGGCGGTTCTGAGATAGCTGTTAAATTTAACAAACCGATTGAAATTACGGAAATTAGAGATGAATTGGGAAAAATTGGAATTGGCAATGTTGAAGTTAAAACATTCGGAGATAATACCGGAGTTTTAATACGTACAGAATTACAAGAAATTCCTAAAGCAGTAATTCCAAATGTTGTTAAAACTTTAGAAAATGGAATTAATAAATATTATCCAAATGTGGAAAAATTAATTATTGACTCATCTTCTAATGCAATCACTTTTGAGTTTCCGAATCATGAAATAACAAATTCGTTAATAGACAAATTATTTAACGACGGATTCCAAACTTCTAGAACAACAATGGATATTGAAAATAAACGAATGACAGTAAATCTTACAATTGCTGATTGGATTAAAGAAAATCTAATTCAAAAACATGCTGATAATCCTTTCCAGGTTTTGAAGGAAGAAAAAGTCGGACCAAAAATTGGAGAAGAATTAAAATTTGACGCTATGATTGCCGTATTTCTATCCTTAATTGTTATTTTAGTTTATCTTGGCTTCCGATTTAAATTTGCATTTGCACTTGGTGCTGTTATAGCTCTTTTCCACGACGTATTAATTACACTCGGTGCGTTTTCTCTTTTATACGGTTTAATACCTGGCTTGAACTTAGAAATATCAGTAAGCGTGGTAGCGGCATTTTTAACGTTGGTTGGATATTCAATTAACGATACAGTGGTTGTATTCGATAGAATTAGAGAGGAAATTAAAATTCATAAAACTGGCGATATTGAGGAGATTATGAACAAAGCCATTAATAGAACATTATCAAGAACATTAATTACAAGCTTAACAACATTATTTGCTGTTATTGTAATTTTATTATTTGCAGGTGAAGTGCTAAGAGGATTTGCATTTTCATTAGTCTTTGGTATTGTAATTGGAACTTACTCTTCTATATTTGTTGCAAGCGCATTTGTTTTGGAGTATGTTAAGAGACGCGGACAAAAAATTCAGTTTTAA
- a CDS encoding SpoIIE family protein phosphatase, translating into MLNKFLTKYRKKLIVPVTIIVGIIGFINIYFILNVTTRTNDECIWKPKKVDSDSLVIYFDLVKYKGVTWNAGIRDGDIFLKIDGKKLRNLYHASYLADRKATGDSLIFTVSREGKVFDTTIKVKKIINIWGLAFSILGLIWLAVGFVVLSSKPYGFPQILFYRIGILFILSNTVNLFSGNFTLNPVYEYPLITTIVDLCWVVSSIFLPFVFVYFFWAFPLEKKIIKKKYTAKLLFYMPLVFSILAIISRVYFIYYPAASTNSFDNKPTFALIGFINLLTIIALIIGLISLFKSFFKLKDPTERAPIFIVLLGYTVGLASIIYVNTFANVLAESIFNNPEYYLPIFLIILLPLSFGYSIFRYSLLDVSEVLKNTILYGTATITIAGGYFLLIYVLGQYISEAVTSEYQGVVAGAVFIIFALIFQSTKDRFQNIITKYFYPEQFAYQNVLMKFSNEISTIVGLDKILDSVLETFVDSLKVEKFGIAIKDFDTNEFILKREDGIKNANLILTNCENIITEKINEKLELKRPISFDQAEFENVFPDNNKELKEEGIYTIIPLYIKKKIVGLLLFGLKHSGAQFAGKDIELLIAAANQTAVSLENARLYEEETKKIKLERELIVARQIQEGLLPVNIPKINNLDVSGIMIPAMHVGGDYYDVIKISDTQMFIVVGDVSGKGLSASFYMSKLQTMIQLFCTESRSPKEVLFELNKRITGTIDKQWFITLTIAFVDLATRKIKICRAGHTPTLKFSDGVVQYIKPKGIGIGLESGDLFKNNLEELELNLSPRDIYIFSSDGVNEAMNSNSELFGYEKVISVVKEKAGHSAKEILNSTLQSLEVFRGKIDPNDDITMVVLKVL; encoded by the coding sequence ATGTTAAACAAATTTTTAACAAAATATCGTAAAAAACTTATTGTGCCGGTTACCATAATAGTAGGCATAATTGGATTTATTAATATTTATTTTATACTCAATGTTACAACAAGAACAAACGATGAGTGTATTTGGAAACCTAAAAAAGTTGACTCGGATAGTTTGGTAATTTATTTTGACTTGGTTAAGTACAAAGGTGTAACTTGGAACGCGGGAATTCGCGACGGAGATATTTTTTTAAAAATAGATGGGAAAAAACTTAGAAATTTATATCACGCCTCCTATTTGGCAGATAGAAAAGCTACAGGAGATTCTCTGATATTTACAGTTTCAAGAGAAGGAAAAGTATTTGACACAACTATTAAAGTAAAGAAAATAATAAATATTTGGGGTTTAGCTTTTTCCATACTCGGTTTAATTTGGCTTGCAGTAGGATTTGTCGTTCTTTCATCCAAACCATACGGATTTCCTCAAATTTTATTTTATAGAATTGGAATCTTATTTATTCTTTCCAATACGGTAAATTTATTTTCCGGCAATTTTACCTTAAATCCAGTTTATGAATATCCGCTGATTACAACAATTGTTGATTTATGCTGGGTAGTTTCATCAATTTTCCTTCCATTTGTTTTTGTTTATTTTTTCTGGGCTTTCCCGCTAGAAAAAAAAATTATAAAAAAGAAGTACACTGCAAAGTTGTTATTTTATATGCCGCTAGTATTTTCAATTTTGGCAATAATATCTAGAGTTTATTTCATTTATTACCCAGCGGCTTCAACAAATAGTTTTGATAATAAGCCGACCTTTGCTCTAATTGGATTTATAAATTTATTGACAATCATTGCACTTATTATTGGATTAATTTCATTATTTAAAAGTTTCTTTAAGTTAAAAGATCCAACCGAACGGGCGCCCATTTTTATTGTTTTATTGGGATATACTGTAGGTTTGGCATCAATAATATATGTTAATACATTTGCTAATGTTTTGGCTGAATCAATATTTAATAATCCGGAATATTATTTACCAATATTTTTAATAATTCTACTTCCTCTAAGTTTCGGATATTCTATTTTTAGATATTCATTGCTGGATGTGAGCGAAGTATTAAAAAATACAATTTTATATGGAACTGCTACAATTACAATTGCCGGAGGATATTTTCTTTTAATTTATGTATTAGGTCAATATATAAGTGAAGCTGTAACTTCTGAATATCAAGGAGTTGTTGCCGGAGCTGTATTTATTATTTTTGCGTTAATTTTTCAATCTACCAAAGATCGCTTTCAAAATATAATAACAAAATATTTTTATCCCGAACAATTTGCATATCAAAATGTATTAATGAAATTCAGTAATGAAATATCCACAATTGTAGGCTTAGATAAAATACTTGATTCGGTTTTAGAAACTTTTGTTGATTCTTTAAAAGTTGAAAAGTTCGGTATTGCAATAAAAGATTTTGACACTAATGAATTTATTCTAAAAAGGGAAGACGGCATTAAAAATGCAAATCTTATTCTAACCAATTGTGAAAATATTATTACCGAAAAAATTAACGAAAAGTTAGAACTTAAACGTCCAATTTCTTTTGATCAAGCTGAATTTGAAAATGTTTTTCCGGATAATAACAAAGAATTAAAGGAAGAAGGCATTTATACAATTATCCCATTATATATTAAAAAGAAAATTGTCGGACTTTTATTATTCGGATTGAAACACTCAGGCGCGCAATTTGCCGGAAAAGATATAGAATTGTTGATAGCTGCCGCTAACCAAACAGCAGTTTCGTTGGAAAATGCGAGACTTTATGAAGAAGAAACAAAGAAAATAAAATTGGAAAGGGAATTGATTGTAGCAAGACAGATACAGGAAGGTTTGCTGCCGGTAAACATTCCCAAAATAAATAATCTTGATGTTTCAGGTATAATGATTCCCGCTATGCATGTCGGCGGAGATTATTATGATGTAATAAAAATTTCAGATACTCAAATGTTTATTGTTGTTGGAGATGTTTCGGGAAAAGGTCTTTCGGCATCCTTTTATATGTCAAAGCTTCAAACAATGATTCAACTTTTTTGTACGGAATCCAGATCACCTAAAGAAGTATTATTTGAACTGAACAAAAGAATTACGGGCACAATTGATAAACAATGGTTTATAACATTAACGATTGCATTTGTTGATTTGGCAACTAGGAAAATTAAAATTTGCAGAGCAGGGCATACACCTACTTTAAAATTTTCTGACGGAGTTGTGCAGTATATAAAACCGAAAGGAATTGGAATCGGTTTGGAAAGCGGCGATTTGTTTAAAAATAATTTGGAAGAATTAGAATTGAATCTTTCTCCTCGAGATATTTACATTTTTTCTTCCGACGGAGTTAATGAGGCGATGAATTCAAATAGTGAATTATTCGGTTATGAAAAAGTGATTTCTGTAGTTAAAGAGAAAGCAGGACACAGTGCCAAAGAAATATTAAATTCTACGCTTCAGAGTTTAGAGGTTTTCAGAGGTAAAATAGATCCGAACGATGATATTACTATGGTAGTTCTTAAGGTTTTATAG
- a CDS encoding PP2C family protein-serine/threonine phosphatase — translation MNLTNNTALRNLSALVDFSNNINSNLNLDFALNNLLLTCFGKLHTTKGIIALYENEILNIKLLKGFSPKDAERIIEIIETNDEENFSYLLTEENIKIYEKLISSDKTIGFIFLGGKLSGQLYENEDKMFLSTITQIGSAAIKNIQNFEKLDELNKQLDSKINQLNSLFDLGKEFSSILEIDRVSKLLIFAISAQMLVSKFAIVLIQEDNFKILETKYNPKQLNDLLSGCNCKSINTSILTNNSYELEELNKIGIDVIVPMVIKNVTKGFIFLGKRLSKKNYSQSDLEYLSSVASLAIISIENSMLFQQALEKQKIEKDLEIARNIQRNLLPRTLPKSDKFEIEAINKTAKMVGGDFYDVVQLTDKKLLIAIADVSGKGIQASLLMANLQAFLKAIYKQNYKLQEASNFLNDVVSENTTNGSFITFFWGILDTESNEFSYVNMGHNPPLLVDDQGIRKLNKGGMILGVMKTIIPYEMETVKLKTDDVILLFTDGITEAMDYENNEFTDERLEDLVLKSFKHNSKMILHNIMEDINKHTVNTEQSDDITCLVLKIK, via the coding sequence ATGAATTTAACGAACAACACCGCGTTACGTAATCTATCCGCATTAGTTGATTTTTCAAACAATATAAATTCAAATCTTAATTTAGATTTTGCGCTTAATAATTTGCTGCTAACTTGTTTTGGAAAACTGCATACAACAAAAGGTATTATTGCATTATACGAAAATGAAATTCTTAATATAAAATTACTCAAAGGATTTTCACCAAAGGATGCTGAAAGAATTATAGAAATTATTGAAACTAATGATGAAGAAAATTTTTCTTATTTATTAACCGAAGAAAATATTAAGATATATGAAAAATTAATTTCTTCCGATAAAACAATAGGGTTTATTTTTCTTGGCGGAAAACTTTCCGGGCAATTATATGAAAACGAAGATAAAATGTTTTTATCTACTATTACTCAAATTGGAAGCGCTGCGATAAAAAACATTCAGAATTTTGAAAAATTAGATGAACTGAACAAACAGTTGGATAGCAAAATCAATCAGCTTAATTCATTGTTCGATCTTGGTAAAGAATTCAGCAGTATTTTGGAAATCGATAGAGTTTCCAAACTTTTGATTTTTGCGATAAGCGCTCAAATGCTTGTTTCAAAGTTTGCAATTGTTTTAATCCAAGAAGATAATTTTAAAATATTGGAAACAAAATATAATCCTAAACAACTTAATGATTTGTTGTCCGGTTGCAATTGCAAATCCATTAATACATCTATCCTAACGAACAATTCCTATGAGTTAGAGGAATTAAATAAAATCGGTATTGACGTTATTGTCCCGATGGTTATAAAAAATGTAACAAAAGGCTTTATTTTCCTGGGTAAAAGATTGTCAAAAAAAAATTACTCTCAATCCGATTTGGAGTATTTATCATCGGTAGCAAGTTTGGCTATCATTTCAATTGAAAACAGCATGTTGTTTCAGCAGGCATTGGAAAAGCAGAAAATTGAAAAAGATCTGGAAATTGCTCGGAATATTCAGAGAAATTTACTTCCAAGAACTCTGCCTAAATCAGACAAATTTGAAATTGAAGCAATTAACAAAACAGCAAAAATGGTTGGCGGAGATTTTTATGACGTTGTTCAATTAACAGATAAAAAACTGCTTATTGCAATTGCGGATGTTTCCGGAAAAGGAATTCAGGCTTCTTTGCTTATGGCAAACCTTCAAGCATTTTTAAAGGCAATATATAAGCAGAACTATAAGTTGCAAGAAGCGTCTAATTTTCTGAATGATGTTGTTTCTGAGAATACTACAAATGGAAGTTTTATTACTTTTTTTTGGGGAATATTGGATACTGAAAGCAATGAATTTTCTTATGTAAATATGGGACATAATCCGCCGCTTCTTGTAGATGATCAAGGAATTAGAAAGTTAAATAAAGGCGGAATGATACTTGGAGTAATGAAAACAATTATTCCTTATGAAATGGAAACCGTAAAACTAAAAACTGATGATGTAATTTTATTATTTACCGATGGAATTACTGAAGCGATGGATTATGAAAATAATGAATTTACGGATGAAAGATTGGAAGATTTGGTGTTAAAGAGTTTTAAACATAATTCGAAAATGATACTTCATAATATAATGGAAGATATTAATAAACATACGGTTAATACAGAACAATCAGATGATATTACTTGTCTGGTATTAAAAATCAAATAA
- a CDS encoding ATP-binding protein, with product MNTSKKNTAKKITVNSSTDNLSVIRNFIRTAAIEAGFDNDASGKIVLAADEACTNIIKHAYKYSNKGKIGINISVKSNKFIIAITDNGAHFNSSSIPEPDLKKYYQERKVGGLGMFLMKKLMDEIKYSQPEDKKNKVTLVKYLSQ from the coding sequence TTGAATACTTCAAAGAAAAATACTGCAAAAAAAATAACTGTTAACAGCAGTACAGATAACTTATCCGTTATAAGGAATTTTATTCGCACTGCCGCAATTGAAGCAGGCTTTGATAATGACGCTTCGGGAAAAATTGTTTTAGCTGCAGATGAAGCTTGTACAAATATTATAAAACACGCATATAAATATTCAAACAAAGGTAAAATTGGAATTAATATTTCTGTAAAAAGTAATAAGTTTATAATTGCTATCACCGATAACGGAGCTCATTTTAATTCATCTTCAATTCCGGAACCTGATTTAAAGAAATATTACCAAGAAAGAAAAGTTGGCGGATTGGGAATGTTTTTAATGAAAAAGCTAATGGACGAAATAAAATATTCTCAACCGGAAGATAAGAAAAACAAAGTAACACTTGTTAAATATCTTTCCCAATAA
- a CDS encoding STAS domain-containing protein, producing MADFYVRKEGVGKVSVLNVKGFLDAHTAPELENAFNSLIDNKQFKVVVNFRDLQYISSAGLGVFMAYVETMRENNGDIKFSNLKDEVFNIFDLLGFPLLYEFYKEEKEAVEKFELVK from the coding sequence ATGGCAGATTTTTATGTTCGTAAAGAAGGGGTTGGTAAAGTTAGCGTGCTTAATGTTAAAGGATTTTTGGATGCACATACTGCGCCCGAGCTTGAAAATGCTTTTAATTCGCTTATAGATAATAAGCAATTTAAAGTTGTTGTAAATTTTCGAGACCTTCAATACATAAGCAGTGCGGGTTTGGGTGTTTTTATGGCTTATGTAGAAACTATGCGTGAGAATAACGGCGATATTAAATTCAGCAACTTAAAAGATGAAGTTTTCAACATATTTGATTTATTAGGGTTTCCATTATTGTACGAATTTTATAAAGAAGAAAAAGAAGCTGTAGAAAAATTCGAATTGGTAAAATAA
- a CDS encoding SpoIIE family protein phosphatase encodes MISIFAWVNYVIEFIDPKLSKPLSLIVNVGILNALIFFIISVTSWLFNESGSGFTSGLVYVLFSTLIVFIFIGSLAYIFSVYKKLCYHRQKKDPQLYFNTLIIFFILTSISASFLKSHKTVEGFSITLDDSNDFLFNAFYVISIILIFANALRVAWIAFINKKQKYYLLIISIILTTLSWMNFSIMQGEDFNVVRNFSPALEQFVSLVMIFGGIYFSIIFFTTLFHLPTAEAIDRKSEELTSLKDISILMSQVFDFEELSETITSTTIKVSNSDAAWIVIKKSNGFDIHSISGIGLVDANHISEFLIYNNLLNESDVKITDMQIYDKNHKLPQTIKYVVSAPLLIQNKNNGYLFSARKSSRVFEEEDTKSVSTFAGIAAVVIENAKLLEESLEKERLEKELDVARDVQYKILPQQTPRCESLEISALFVPAFEVGGDYYDFFKIDDSKLGIVIADVSGKGIEAAFIMAEVKGVFSSLSKLIKNPKEILVKANSILENCLTKKSFVTAIYGIIDTKNGVFNFVRAGHSPLFYFNGENVDKLIPEGIGLGLDFSEKFENNIKEMEIKLNNNDILILFTDGINEALNENKEEFGYNRLEEVIYKNSHLSVDELSNQIMRSVTTFSKNNSQHDDITLVLLKWNSHKIKGEI; translated from the coding sequence ATGATAAGTATTTTTGCCTGGGTTAATTATGTTATTGAATTTATTGATCCCAAATTGAGTAAACCATTATCTCTAATTGTAAACGTTGGTATTTTAAATGCACTTATATTTTTTATAATTTCCGTTACATCTTGGTTATTTAACGAAAGCGGATCAGGATTTACAAGCGGACTTGTTTATGTATTATTTTCAACTCTGATTGTATTTATTTTCATCGGCTCATTGGCTTACATTTTCTCCGTTTATAAAAAATTATGTTATCATCGTCAGAAGAAAGATCCTCAACTTTATTTTAATACGTTAATTATATTTTTTATTTTAACATCCATATCGGCATCATTCTTAAAATCACATAAAACCGTAGAAGGTTTTTCAATTACTTTAGATGACAGCAATGACTTTCTTTTCAACGCGTTTTATGTAATATCAATAATCTTAATTTTTGCAAATGCTTTAAGAGTTGCATGGATTGCTTTCATAAATAAAAAGCAAAAATATTACTTACTTATTATCTCAATTATTTTAACCACACTTTCCTGGATGAACTTTTCAATTATGCAGGGTGAAGATTTTAATGTTGTTAGAAATTTCTCACCGGCTTTGGAACAGTTTGTTAGTCTTGTTATGATTTTCGGCGGAATTTATTTTAGTATAATTTTCTTTACAACACTTTTTCATCTTCCTACCGCAGAAGCAATTGACCGGAAATCAGAAGAACTTACGAGTTTAAAAGATATAAGTATTTTGATGAGCCAGGTTTTTGATTTTGAGGAACTATCTGAAACAATAACCTCAACAACAATTAAGGTAAGCAATTCTGATGCTGCTTGGATAGTAATAAAAAAATCAAACGGTTTTGATATACATTCGATTTCAGGAATTGGATTAGTTGATGCAAATCATATTTCCGAATTTTTAATCTATAACAATTTGTTGAATGAAAGCGATGTTAAAATTACCGATATGCAAATTTATGATAAAAATCATAAACTTCCTCAAACAATAAAATATGTTGTTTCCGCACCGCTTTTAATTCAAAATAAAAATAACGGATATTTGTTCTCCGCCAGAAAATCAAGCAGAGTTTTTGAAGAAGAAGATACAAAATCGGTAAGCACATTTGCGGGAATTGCCGCGGTTGTAATTGAAAACGCCAAACTTTTAGAAGAATCTTTAGAAAAAGAACGATTGGAAAAAGAATTAGACGTTGCAAGAGATGTTCAGTATAAAATACTTCCGCAGCAAACTCCACGGTGTGAAAGTTTAGAAATTTCCGCGTTGTTCGTTCCCGCGTTTGAAGTCGGAGGTGATTATTACGACTTTTTCAAAATTGACGATTCAAAATTGGGAATTGTAATTGCTGATGTTTCTGGGAAGGGAATTGAAGCCGCCTTTATAATGGCAGAAGTTAAAGGCGTTTTTTCTTCATTAAGTAAATTGATTAAAAACCCAAAAGAAATTTTAGTAAAGGCAAATTCAATTTTGGAAAATTGTTTGACCAAGAAAAGCTTTGTAACGGCAATTTACGGAATTATTGATACCAAAAACGGGGTCTTTAATTTTGTAAGAGCTGGGCACTCGCCATTATTTTATTTTAACGGTGAAAACGTTGATAAATTAATTCCGGAAGGAATAGGATTGGGTTTGGATTTTTCCGAAAAATTTGAAAACAATATAAAAGAAATGGAAATTAAATTAAATAATAACGATATTTTGATATTGTTTACAGACGGAATTAATGAAGCTTTAAATGAAAATAAAGAAGAGTTCGGATATAATAGGTTGGAAGAAGTAATTTATAAAAATTCCCATTTGTCGGTTGACGAGTTATCAAATCAAATTATGCGGTCTGTAACTACTTTTTCAAAAAATAATTCTCAGCATGATGATATTACTTTAGTTTTATTAAAGTGGAATTCCCACAAAATTAAGGGAGAAATTTGA
- a CDS encoding sigma-70 family RNA polymerase sigma factor: protein MLNTEENELNNALDDDFPIIEKFKQGDERAFTELIQKHKDKVRNLVFLTLGDVDYVDDISQDVFINVYHKLKEFRFESKFTTWLYRITVNKCRDYLRKKKVRSIFTSIDEDDYEKHGKYDEDNFDLQKIVQKAILKLPDKLKIPLILRDIDGFSYQEIAEKLECEVGTIKSRIFRARESLKIMLEPYKDEIKNY from the coding sequence ATTTTGAACACTGAAGAAAATGAACTAAATAATGCTCTTGATGATGATTTCCCAATTATTGAGAAATTTAAGCAAGGTGATGAAAGAGCTTTTACGGAATTGATTCAAAAACATAAAGATAAAGTTAGGAATCTTGTATTTTTAACTTTAGGCGATGTAGACTATGTTGATGATATTTCTCAGGATGTTTTTATTAATGTTTATCATAAGTTGAAAGAATTTAGATTTGAATCAAAATTTACGACTTGGCTTTACAGAATTACTGTAAATAAATGCAGAGATTATCTACGAAAGAAAAAAGTTAGAAGTATTTTTACTTCAATTGATGAAGACGATTACGAAAAACACGGCAAATACGATGAAGATAATTTTGATCTGCAAAAAATTGTACAGAAAGCTATATTAAAGTTACCTGATAAATTAAAAATCCCTTTAATTCTTAGAGATATTGACGGATTTAGTTATCAGGAAATTGCCGAAAAACTTGAGTGCGAAGTTGGAACAATAAAATCCAGAATATTTAGAGCGCGAGAAAGTCTTAAAATTATGCTTGAGCCTTACAAGGATGAAATAAAAAATTATTAG
- a CDS encoding STAS domain-containing protein encodes MRIKTSEKYSAVIVELKGNVIGGPETEEFSKLLHSYLDEGKKNIVVDLSNVKFMNSSGLGMLISGFATMKNGGGSLKLAGATEKINSLLVITKLITIFENFDSIDEAVKSF; translated from the coding sequence ATGAGAATTAAAACTTCTGAAAAATATTCAGCAGTTATTGTTGAACTTAAAGGAAATGTTATCGGCGGACCTGAAACAGAAGAATTCAGCAAACTTTTACATAGTTATTTAGACGAAGGTAAAAAAAATATTGTAGTTGATTTAAGCAATGTAAAATTTATGAATAGTTCTGGTCTTGGAATGCTTATAAGCGGATTTGCAACAATGAAAAACGGCGGCGGTTCACTTAAACTTGCCGGTGCTACCGAAAAAATAAATAGTTTGTTGGTTATTACTAAACTGATTACAATTTTCGAAAACTTTGATTCTATTGATGAAGCAGTAAAAAGTTTTTAA